The following is a genomic window from Streptomyces lincolnensis.
CCGAACCGCTCGGCGAGCGCTTCGGCGCCACCCGCGAATGGGCGCTGCACCGGCTGGGGGAGCCCCTCACCCTCGACATACTCGCGCGGCAGGCGGGCGTCTCGGCGCGCACGTTCTCACGGCGCTTCGTCGAGGAGACCGGCTACACCCCGATGCAGTGGGTCATGCGCGCCCGCATCGACACGGCCCGCGAACTGCTGGAGCGTTCGCAGCTCGGCATCGAGCAGATCGCCGCCGACGTCGGCCTCGGCACCGGCGCGAACCTGCGACTGCACTTCCAGCGCATCCTCGGCACGACACCGAGCGAGTACCGGCGCACCTTCACGCAAGGAGAGTAGGGCGGCCAGAGGTCCCGATTCCCGCCTGGCGCGATCCTTTTGAACCATGGCGATCGCGCCACTGTCGACGGCGGAGCCGCCGAGCGAGCCTGGTGGGGAACCCGAAGGGACAGGATTCATGACTCGCATCGCCATCAACGGATTCGGCCGCATCGGACGCAACGTGCTGCGCGCCCTGCTCGAACGCGACAGCACCCTCGAAGTCGTCGCGGTCAACGACCTCACGGAGCCCGCCACCCTCGCCCGACTGCTGGCCTACGACAGCACGGCCGGACGGCTCGGTCGTCCGGTGACCGTCGACGGCAACACCCTCGTCGTGGACGGCCGCCGTATCACCGTGCTCGCCGAGCGCGAGCCGGCGCAGCTGCCGTGGGCCGACCTCGGTGTCGACCTCGTCCTGGAGGCCACCGGCCGCTTCACCTCGGCCAAGGCCGCCCGCGCCCACCTCGACGCGGGCGCGCGGAAGGTGCTGGTCAGCGCGCCGTCGGACGGTGCCGACGTCACGCTGGCGTACGGGGTCAACACCGACGCCTACGACCCGCAGGTGCACACGATCGTCTCGAACGCCTCCTGCACGACCAACGCGCTCGCCCCGCTGGCCGCGGTCCTCGACGAACTCGCCGGGATCGAGCACGGGTTCATGACGACCGTGCACGCCTACACGCAGGAACAGAACCTTCAGGACGGCCCGCACCGCGACCCCCGGCGGGCCCGGGCCGCCGGGGTGAACATCGTGCCGACCACGACCGGAGCCGCCAAGGCGATCGGCCTGGTGCTGCCGAACCTGGACGGCAGGCTGTCGGGCGACTCCATCCGGGTGCCGGTCCCGGTGGGTTCGATCGTCGAGCTCAACACGACCGTCGCCCGTGACGTGACCCGCGAGGACGTCCTGACGGCGTACCGGGAGGCGGCCGAGGGGCGGCTCGCGGGCGTCCTGGAGTACTCGGAGGACCCGCTGGTCTCTTCCGACATCACCGGCAACCCGGCCTCGTCGATCTTCGACTCGGCCCTCACCCGCGTCGACGGCCGCCATGTGAAGGTGGTCGCCTGGTACGACAACGAGTGGGGCTTCTCGAACCGGGTGATCGACACCCTCGAACTGCTCGCGGCCGGCTGACCCGTGAGAAAGGGGGCTCCGGTCGCGCGGCGACCGGAGTCCCTGCCTTGTCAGGGCTTGATGCCGACCCCGGTCCACAGGCTGACCTCGGCGTCCGTCGGCGCCTCGGCGGGATCCGAGCCGTCGGAGACGTCGGGGCGCCAGCGGTGGCCGATGGTGACGCCCGGGTCGAGCAGGTCGAGCCCGTCGAAGAAGCGTACGACGTCCTTCTGGCTGCGGAACCGCACCGGAGTCCCCGCGCCGGTGTAGATGTCGGTGACCTTCTGCCAGGTGGCCGGGTCGAAGTCGGGTGTGCAGTGGCTGAGGGCCAGCGCGCTGCCCGAGGGGAGCGCGGCGAGCAGTCGGCCGACGATGCCGTAGGGGTCCTGCGCGTCGGTGACGAAGTGCATGAGCGCGTTGAGCGACAGGGCCACCGGCCGGTCCAGGTCCAGGACGTCGGACAGCTCGGGCGCGTTGAGCAGCGACTCCGGGTCGTTGACGTCGGCCTCGATGTAGGTGGTGCGGCCCTGCGGGGTGCTGCGCATGAGGCGCTCGGCGTACTTCAGGACGAGCGGGTCGTTGTCGGCGTACACCACGCGCGCCTCGGGTACGACACTCTGGGCGACCTGGTGCAGGTTCGGCTCGGTGGGGATGCCGGTGCCGATGTCGAGCCACTGGCGGATGCCGTGCTCGCGGGCGAGGACGCGGGTGGCGCGGTGCATGAAGGCCCGGTTCTCGCGGGCGCACACGAAGATGCCGGGGTAGGCGGCGGCGACCGTCTCGGCGGCCTGCTTGTCGATGTCGAAGTGGTCCTTGCCGCCGAGGTAGTAGTCGTACATGCGGGCGGAGTGCGGCCTGCTGGTGTCGATGCCCCGTGCGGCGTGGGTGTTGCTCATCCTGTCCCCTTCGGTGGTGTGCGCGGTGTGCGCGGTGTGCCGGGCGGGTCGCGGCCGGGGCCGGCTCGGATCCTCCCCGCGGGTGGTTCGCTCGCCCTAGTGGGCCGTCAGGTGATCGGCGAGACCTCTCTTGATCCCCTGGACGAATGCGGCGATCTCCTCGGGTGTGTAGATCAGCGCGGGACCGGTGGGATCGGTCGACTGCCGCAGGGCGACGCGGCCGTCGGCGAGTTGCTTGGTCTGCACGCACTGGCCCCCGTTGGGGCCGCTCCACGGGCTCTCCCAGCCCTGCTCGCCGAGGTCACAGGCGGGCATCCCGTTGTACACACTGCCGTCGGCGATGGTCATGAGTACTCCTTGCGCATGCGGTGCAGCAGAGTCCTGCTGTCCGCGGAGGAGGTCAGAAGGGACATCCGGTTGTGCGCCTCCAGATGGGCTGCGACATCGGCGCGCTGGTCCAGGTAGACGGAGGCGGACAGGATTTCGCTGTAGACGACGTCGGGCAGCTCCGGTTCCTCGAACCGGAAGTAGGTGAAGGGCGCGCACGCGCCGACGTGCGCGCCGGCCGAGAACGGCACGATGTCGACGCTGACGTGGTCCAGCTCCG
Proteins encoded in this region:
- a CDS encoding SAM-dependent methyltransferase, which translates into the protein MSNTHAARGIDTSRPHSARMYDYYLGGKDHFDIDKQAAETVAAAYPGIFVCARENRAFMHRATRVLAREHGIRQWLDIGTGIPTEPNLHQVAQSVVPEARVVYADNDPLVLKYAERLMRSTPQGRTTYIEADVNDPESLLNAPELSDVLDLDRPVALSLNALMHFVTDAQDPYGIVGRLLAALPSGSALALSHCTPDFDPATWQKVTDIYTGAGTPVRFRSQKDVVRFFDGLDLLDPGVTIGHRWRPDVSDGSDPAEAPTDAEVSLWTGVGIKP
- the gap gene encoding type I glyceraldehyde-3-phosphate dehydrogenase, translating into MTRIAINGFGRIGRNVLRALLERDSTLEVVAVNDLTEPATLARLLAYDSTAGRLGRPVTVDGNTLVVDGRRITVLAEREPAQLPWADLGVDLVLEATGRFTSAKAARAHLDAGARKVLVSAPSDGADVTLAYGVNTDAYDPQVHTIVSNASCTTNALAPLAAVLDELAGIEHGFMTTVHAYTQEQNLQDGPHRDPRRARAAGVNIVPTTTGAAKAIGLVLPNLDGRLSGDSIRVPVPVGSIVELNTTVARDVTREDVLTAYREAAEGRLAGVLEYSEDPLVSSDITGNPASSIFDSALTRVDGRHVKVVAWYDNEWGFSNRVIDTLELLAAG
- a CDS encoding DUF397 domain-containing protein, with amino-acid sequence MTIADGSVYNGMPACDLGEQGWESPWSGPNGGQCVQTKQLADGRVALRQSTDPTGPALIYTPEEIAAFVQGIKRGLADHLTAH